GTTCAAGCCGCGCTCAGTTGCAACAAAGATAAAGGCAAGATAAGATGGATAAAAAAACTCAGGAGAAGATACAGACATTGCAGCTTTTAGAGCAGAATCTTCAGAATTTTCTTATGCAAAAACAGCAGTTTCAGGTTCAGCTAGTTGAGATAGAATCTGCATTAAGCGAGCTTGGCAGGTCAAAAGAAGCTTATAAGATAGTCGGCAACATTATGGTAAGCTCAAGCAAAGATGCGCTTGAAAAGGAGCTGAAAGAGAAGCAGGAAACACTCAGCATAAGGATAAAGTCAATAGAAAAGCAGGAAAACAGCATAAAGGATAGGGCAAAAAAACTGCAGGAAGAAGTTCTAGGCGAGATGAAAGAAAAGTGAAAATGGTGCAGGAGTTCGATTTCGGCA
The sequence above is a segment of the Candidatus Woesearchaeota archaeon genome. Coding sequences within it:
- a CDS encoding prefoldin subunit beta, producing MDKKTQEKIQTLQLLEQNLQNFLMQKQQFQVQLVEIESALSELGRSKEAYKIVGNIMVSSSKDALEKELKEKQETLSIRIKSIEKQENSIKDRAKKLQEEVLGEMKEK